The sequence TGGGGAGCTCTTTTTTCTTGTcggtttttttcaactaataaaatgtttaacatCATATAGATGGGGTAGCAGTTTTGCTGTCTAAATTAGGTACGCACTAGACTTCTACAACTACgacaaaaattggccaaaGTCTCTAATTTCTTAAAATGCTGATCAATGAGCAATTTGAATTCACATTTTGAGATTGTTCAAGTGATGGTGCTGTCCATATGAAACCTAGATGTTACATTTCAAATCAAGCCTTCTCTGAAGCCTTAACTATAATTGAGATTACTTCGCGTTGGCCTGAAACATCGGAACATTGCTATATTTGATAGATTTCAGAATTGCTCAAATCAAAATGAACTTATATACATACATGTTCACAATACACAATatgtatacatatatatacatatacagATATAcacaaatttctaaataacGACACAGTTCTCAAAGGTGGGCCCTTcagcaaatcgccaaattgccggatggccgatttgccggaaatttcaaattccggcaatttgccggcttgccaatttgccgaaaatttcaattttgacaatttgccgacttgctaAAAAAGTGGTTTGCCGCCCACCTTTTTATGTTCTTCCCTGATCAAACTTCAATCATATGTCTAATTACCGCTCCTCTTATTCTTATCAGCTAAAATTcaattgatggaaaattagaaagttCACACTATACTGTTATTGTTGTTCTgcacatattttcaaatacttcGAGTGTACATAACACATGACAATGTAAAATTTGACATAGTctagcaaaaaatttgaaccgtACTTACTTCTAGTCCAACTGTTATGTCCCCTCCGCCTTCATTTTGGAAGTTAAGCACATTTGCGAACTGTAGAAAATCAATACTGATATAGAATTCAGTGtgtctgaattcaaaaaaaggtaCAGTTTCATTCTGCCATTTAAACATTCAGagcaaaatatttctacatTAATATGAACTTCCTTATTTAAAGTTGTATGAACCAACAAAGTATGGACAaattacatttgaaaatgaatttactCGAGTTGAACTCTTTTGGGGTTTGCCCCGTTTCATTCGTTTATTTAACAAATTCTTCTTTTGTATTATTGTTTTGTTGGTTTTCTTCTTGAAGTAAAATGAATtcgaattcagaaaaatcaatgttaTCTAAATATTGGTAAAATCTCATGAAATATGAGCCAATTTCAGTTACAATATATCGGGTTTCGGAGTGATACAGGGTGCACAACTGCTATAAGACTCTCAACATTTGAGGTATCTGGTACATTTCTGATCCAGCATACCATAAAGCATCTGTAACTACAATTTCATATTtctatctcaaaaattgaaaacaaaacagcaaaaagttaaaaattgagtatACAGGCTCTCCCtgaaagttttggcaattttgttGTACGTCTTCACAAGAGTTTCTAAGTCCTCCAGACAACTCTTACAAGGCACAACTTTATTCAGGTCTAAGAAGTGCACCGATTAGTCTTTCTTGTTTAAGTAGTCATGTACTCACCAGTACTCACCaggaatttgtttttttttggcaaaaatgaatattttggttttttttgtttctttggaccaaaaaaaacgacaagtctctttcaaaaatgctATTTTTAGTTGgtatgatgaaaaaaaaaaacgattttttttggtatttttgatattggtaatttttgaaaatttgtgggtTTCTATCGCGCAAGGAGACTATTCTCCCTTGGGAAACCTTTATCTACATTTTCAATCTCGTGGAATCTGTCAGTAAGCATGGAGATTGTAATCTTGAAaccttttttgatttcaaggTTGCAGTTCGAACAACTAAAAGGAATATCAGGGActggagctgaaaatatttgttcttaTGCAATGTTAAAAGAGATAGTATTAAAGAAATTTTGCTTTACGATCTCAAAGTTTgcatatttccaaattttacaaaGGGGCTTCAGTGAAGTTGTAAAacttatttcagaaattaattcATTCCACCCTCTTTCTCATTCCACCCTCTTTCTCATTCCACCCTCTTTCTCATTCCACCCTCTTTCTCGCGTTGTGGACGGTGACCCCTCTCTCCCCTCTCTCGACaccaattatcgattttattgcAATGGGTGCTAATAAGAAGAAAAGAGCTCGATCGGAAGCGTCTGATGAAGATCCTCCTCTTTTGACCAATTATAAAGACTACAAAGCTCTTCATGAGCATGTAGTTCTTCTTACGGAGTTGGTAAATAATCTTCACTCAGCTCTTGTTTCTTCGTCCTCTGCTAAGGAGCTCGCTGAGGATATTTTCTCGTCGATTCCGCAATGTGCTCCTGTTCCTGCCTTGCTTGATCCCATCTCTTATTCTGACATCGTGCCATTCTCGTCACCTAATCATTCTACTCCAACGACTGTTACTGTCTCTACTCCTGCTCAACCATCGTACGCTGCCGTGCTCAAGTCCGCTGTCCGCAACACCAAagaaatgcgggatttttccCGCACCACCTCTCAGATAGAACGTAAGTCTATGAGATCAGTAATGGAGCGACTTCCAGACAACAGACATGACCCGCATCAAAACCAGTCTAACTACAACATGCTCCAATATTTCTCTCGAAAATACAATCTTCCGATGCCTACCCATTGCTACCGCCACGAGTGCAAAGCCGACTGCCGACCGCTCAAGATTGGGTTCCAATCTGAACTTGACCGTGATACCTTCAACGCTGGCTTCAACAAGCACAAGAAAGAAGAGCGCGGCATCACGTCAATCTTCCTGATGCCTCGTCTCCGGCGGGATCTGATGCCCGACGAGCTCACTGAATTGAGAAAGTCAAGGAAGTATGTGTATGATGAGAATTTGAAAGCCGGCAAGTCAGTTTATATTATGAAGGATATTTCTTACGTGAAAAACCCCAAACCCCAGGTTTTTCGCATCTCTCAAACTTCAGCCCTCTAAAGAATAACTTATCTTCTACTTCCTCTTTATTACTTTCCTCTATCAATTCCAATCTTTCTCACAATTCAATTCCTCAAACATCTCCCAAGCGGATTTCGCAATCctcctctttctctttttccctCCCCCCCTcttctctccctctctctccaaaaatcgataatcacgTCATACATAAAATTAAGAATATTAATTTCTCTCTTGCCAATGTTCGTGGAGTATCAGCCCTTCCTAAGATAATTATGCTAAAAGagttttttgcttcttctgACATAGATATACTCCTTCTTACAGAAACTTTTCTTAGTAATATCGTACCTTCTAGTCTCTTCAATGCTCCTAATATGTCATTCTTAAGATTAGACCGTAATCCTGAGCTTCATTCTAAGGTGTCTGGTGGTGGAGTTGCTGTCATGCACAAGTCTTCTTTAAACATAACACTCCGcgatattaattttgaaacccaTTACCCCAAACATCGCTGTGAAATTCTAGCTTTCGATATACACAACGCTGAACCAGCATCTTCAGCATCTTCCCCTTTATCCATATTTCTGATATACCGACCTCCCTGCTGCTCTGTCTCTGAAAACGCTGCTCTTATAGCTCATCTTGAGAGTTATATTCCTCTTAGTCGCACGATACTTGCTGGGGATCTCAATTTCCCACAAATTAATTGGTCCTCCGCCAATTCATCCTTACACCCATTTGCTTCTTTTCTCAGCTCCATCAACCTTTcccaaaaagttcaatttcccACCAGATTATCTGCCTCCTCCAGCAACATTCTTGACTTAGTGGCCTGCTCAGCTGATATCTCTATCCTCCATCTCTCCCCTCAGCCAGCTCTTCTGAATTCCGACCACCTTTCGGTTAGTTTCAAGATTCCTATCCTCTCCCCTATAGACTCTCCGTGTCCTACTTCCCAAGACTCCAATAGTTCTCCCATGTTTGACTATAAAAAATGCAACTTCCCCCTCCTCAACAGAGCGCGTGTTAACTGGGACTTCGAATTCTGCTCTCAAAAATCcgtttcggaaaaatttgatcgCCTACTTTCGATTCTTAACAACCTCCTTACTCTACACTGTCCCACTAAGTCAATTAGTGTCTCTAAGTCTCCTTCACCTTATCACAACATTCATCGAAAACTGAAGCGACTAAGGAATAAAATCAGCAAGCTTATTCTATCACGTAaatgcacatttgaaattattaaaaccgCGCAATCTAAATACCGAAAACTTTATCGGAACTTTAGAAAATACGTGCGCCGTTTTGAAAACGATATAATTGCCAActcaaattttaccaaaataagGCGTCTTATTAATAGTCGCCTCAAATCTCAGAACCTTGTTCCATCCATCATCCTTGACAATAAATCCATTGTCAATGATTCAGAGAAAAGcgaaatttttgctaaaatcttcGCCTCGCACTACTCTGACGATTCCAGCCAGTCTCAAAATTCTCTACATAGTCCTTCACCCACATCCCATTCCTCTCTTCAGAATCAAACATCCACATCTCTTCATTTAGACTCATTTCAGCCTTATATGATTGAAAGCGTATTGTCGAAGCTTCCCCCTAAATGTGGTTTTTCCCCACACTGCGCCAATTATCTAGTGCTCAAGAAATGTGCTACTCCTCTTGCTTTCCCTCTATCCATTATATACAAACAATCATTTGCCGATTCTAAAATCCCTGACTGCTGGAAAAAGGCAATAATCATACCAATACCCAAAAAAGGTAATCCTTCTTCCCCCAGCAACTACCGCCCGATAAGCCTCACTGACCCCTTTGTTCGTGTTATGGAGCGTATTATATGCTCTCGAATTCGCGCTGATTTTGGCCATCTTCTGccccaccccccccccccccccccatcaaCATGGGTTCCTCCACTACAGAAGTTGTCCTTCATCATTAGTTCGATCTGTTTCTCTCTACCATTCCCTTCTAAAGAAGGAAAAATCTCTCGATATCATCTTTTTCGACTTTGCTAAGGCATTTGATAAAGTTTCACATAGCATTCTCTTAGGAAAACTTGCTAAGTTTGGTCTCGATTCTTTAACTTGTTCCTGGTACAaggaatttcttgaaaacagaACTTTCTCCgtcaaaatcaacaaatttgtttcgaaaaactcCTATCCCATCTCTTCAGGTGTCCCACAAGGCTCTGTTTCAGGGCCTTtacttttcattctttttattaataatttattgattgacCTAGCTCCCACCATAAATATTTCCTGTTTTGCTGATgacgttaaaatttttcacactgATCCTACTATAATACAAAACTCCATTGATATTATAGTTAGTTGGTCCAAGTTAAATGAACTTCCTTTAGCTCCAACTAAATCTGCGTTGCTAGCTCTTGGCACTCGTAACAAAAACCAATCATATTCTGTTGATGGTGTCCCCATTACCCCATCCTCTACTGTTCGAGACTTAGGTCTAATTACTGATTGCAAGCTAAAGTTTGAACACCACATAGTTAAAGTTAGTTGCCTAGCCATGCTTAGGTCTAAACAAATTCTCAAAGCATTCTCCTCCAATTCCCCAAAGTTCTACGCCCACCTTTATAAAACTTATGTTGCTCCCATTATGAATTATTGCTCTGAAGTCTATGCTCCCCACTCAAACTCAGTGCTTTCAGCAAAACTTGAACAACCTTTAAGGCACTTTACCAAGCGCGTTCTTCAAAGATGCAATACAAAATTCTCATCTTATGAAAATCGACTCAGTATAATGGAGCTCCACTCCACCAGACACAATAGAATTAAGGCTCAATTGAAAGTACTGTATAGACTGTTAACAGGTACCTCTCATTTTTCTAACCTTAGACAATTTGTTACTTTCTCTAGTTCTAATAGGCACCCAATGATTTTAGTTAGGAAGGACAAATGCTCCACGCATTTCTTTGCTCTTATCATCCCAGTCTGgaacaatttattcaaaaatgttacggTTTTTATGTCCCCATATCAGTTCTGTGAATTTATTGATCTCAACATCCCCCGGTTATAACTACACTTTTACCTCCATTCCCATCTTTCGCCCCTTTACTCTTGTTCCCTattatctttttattttttttttgttgtaactTTTACTCGAGTTGAACTCTTTTAGGGTTCGTCtcgttttatttgtttatttctcttcttttagttaaataaactcaaattcaattcaattcaattctgATTTCCTGGAACctgaaaaagtgaagaatCAAATCTTGAAAGGATTTCAAGATTTCAAGATGTATAGCAGAACATGGGCATCCGAATCTGAGCAGAGACTAATCTGAAACAAATCCAGTAAtcctttgattttcttttattattcCGAAGCCATGTAGTATTTTATTATGCAACAAACCAACAAAGTGCGACTTCgcacattttcttttctttttttttattaacaagAGTTCACACAGTTACAATGAAATTTGAGAGAGTAAggtagaaaattatttttcgaggTGGGGGATATTTGAAGGTAGTGTAAACGGAGTGGAGATCGGACAACTGGGCAAACGGAGAGTGAACGATGGAGCATTGATCAGAGCAGGGTGACGAAGTCGTCTTTGACCTGCTCAAAAAACTCGGGGCAGCAGAGCTCCCCGACGTGTTTGATGGTTGGTGTGGTGGTGTTGCAGATCTTCTGCATTGCTgtaaaataagatttttagttttaaaattaaattaactgGATTAAAACCAACCCTCCATGTTCTGGCATTCCACTTGGGAGCAGAAGGAGATCGTCATTCTGAAGATCTTGTGGATACAGTCTTGGGGGGTGCTGATGTTCAAGTAGATAGCCAGCGGCTGGGTATTAGCCTTGTGGAATGGAAACTCGTCGGCTGCAACGGTTGCGAAGACTTCCTGGAGTTCCGGGATCGGAGATGACGTCTTGGTTGAGAACTTCTTGGCAGTCATTTGCTCGGCTGAGCAGAAGACCAGGAGTACAGCAAGAAAGAAGAAGGTGTTCATGGCGGAAGCGGCTGAAGCGGCTGAAGCAGTGAGGGATGAAGTCGGACGAGTAGCAATTGTGTGATAATCTATCACTTACCTCTAACAGAATTTTCTTACATTTTATACTGCGCTAATTAGCTCCACCCccttttcagacattttcagcTCCACCCCTGATACCCCTTTTATCTCTGTCTTACAGTCACTCGCTGATTATTTGTCTGGAATCTCGAGTCTCTAGAATCTGTAATTTTGCTCCGCCCATGGGCTCATTTGTGGGAACATTGGTAAGCTAGAAGGTAgcctattttttgcaaaaaaaattcatgcCTGTCATCCTTGGAAGacttaaaaaagtttatgaaaaactaaaagtatGATTTTTCCCAACTTCGGAGTTCCACATCAAAAGCTAccagttttgaatttaaatatggggtgtattttgaaaaacgttgcTGCTCAACACTTATAGGAACATCATCAAAATTATAGGAATTTTTAGACTATTTTTCGAGCAGATAATTTTATCCACAAAATTCTGGTCAAATACCCAACGGTTAGCGGTTTCCAACCCAACATCTTCGTTTTAACCCCGACAAATAAATTTCTACACTCTACTACTgcaacttcaatttttttccctgTCAAAAAATCTTGCCCCTTTCCGAATCTCGATTTCTTGGCCATATACATTTATCCACACAATGTCATTCGCGCAGGGCAGCTGAGCCCTTCCGCCAAATTAGGATGAAGTGTGTGTGGGGAGGAGGGTAAACTCCTTATTGATTTGTACAGTGGAAATTTtacgttaaaaaaattatttgaggTTAACAAACCACTTGATGAGATTCTGAAAACAGacgatatttaaaaaaaaaaagttccagttAATTTTATTGGATCCTTCATGGTTCTGTGCGTGGTAAATGATATTTGTAGGGCTTTCATGGGAAGACACTTTTCGAGTTCCGCACCGCACACTCGCGGCGCATGGCAGTCGAAGAAGTTTTGGCGCTTGTGCTGGAAGCCTTAGGTTAtcctatatatatatatatatatatggacAGTTTTGCAGCTCTGCAGGTTTACAGTTTTGGCTTCATTATTGGTTAGGTACCGCTTTTTCAATTCAACATGTCTAAGTTTCACCGTCTACGTGAGAATCACACATATCTGAAACTGAAACAACGGGTATTTGTATGAGATTATTTTCCGACTGTAATCTGCCTGAAAATTTCCTCGCATGATTTTGTTTCGAATAATCctggctgaaaatcaaataaaaagtgTATTCAACTAAATGGAGATTAGAAATTGATAAGGGCGATTGTAATCCGAATACATATTCCTCTGATAATCCGTCTCAAATGTttatttcggaatttttcttcatttcgtGCGTCATGGCTTTGATGTTCTGGAACGTTTTGCAGCTCTTAATGTATCTCACATAAGTAAAAAGTATTGATAGCAAACCGGATAAATTCGGGCTTTTCTCGTCCGGATTCTGTTTAATATGTATTTTTGTACGGTACACTCTAATCAAAAACTGAGCACATTTCGCAGAGCTCACGGAGCTCAGATAAGAGCATTAGAAGCATTAGAGCTGTACGTGCAACTTTTGCATACTTGTTGATGTGTGATGTTAGAAGTCTCTTAGTCTGAAAATACATCTAATAAAAACCCCGTAGTTTCGCTAGAAATATTGTAGtcaactttttctgaaacttgtaATTTTAGAGCAATTATCCGACGAGCTGTATGAAGATTACACGCTTTGACTTATTCTCAACTTCAAGAGCAAAGGTGGATAGATCACAAGGCATATGAAAAAAAGCTGGAACTTTAACTTTCGTTTTGCACAGGAcagagaaaataatttgtattcACTATTAcggtgcatttttttcaaagttgcgAATCCCAATTTgataaagttttgttttttgggaaGCTGAATAACATTTACATCACgggaaaattggtaaaaactgagattttggTTAgaattcggtaatttttttagcaattcTCAAGAGattacttttcagaatttggtCTTTTAAAGCCATATacaaagattttattttagtaCTAAAATTATTCAGTATTAAAAGTACTCTATTTTTTCACctgaattaaaacaattttaaagtggagagtaaataataaaattgatgTTTAATTTACTGTCGCATGTTCGAATTCCAGCAGTAATGgaatatgaaaatgttttaacatAATTTAACCACAAAAttgaagtgaaaaatttttttgttcaacgacttccaaaaaaaaataggtgaGAACTGAGTATTCACCACTTTTgagtttgaacaaaaattattttttaacacgatgaaatgatttttaaatctCTCCTCCACAAACCGTGATCTACCGGcaaacaacttttgaaaaactattgagaAGTTTCTATGAAGATTATATTTGTGGAGTCAACATTTTGTTTGAAGAAAACACCTATTTTGAACTATTAGGAcgcatattaaaatgtttttcctttttaaatgctttataattttttctggcaGGTTACCGTATTCCTTAGTTGCACGTTTAAGCGTTGATTAATGGTGTGTCAACCTGAAAACTTTGCAACTACACAATTTAATGCTACTTTAAATCACAAAATATTGACACTTTTCGAAGAATtaggaatttttggcaaaactttcgaaaaactcAGGAAAATCTCATAACGTTTGCTACATtgctctcaattttcaaaaaaatctgatacaAGAATTTGGAGAAA comes from Caenorhabditis elegans chromosome X and encodes:
- the ins-39 gene encoding INSulin related (Confirmed by transcript evidence), encoding MNTFFFLAVLLVFCSAEQMTAKKFSTKTSSPIPELQEVFATVAADEFPFHKANTQPLAIYLNISTPQDCIHKIFRMTISFCSQVECQNMEAMQKICNTTTPTIKHVGELCCPEFFEQVKDDFVTLL